Genomic DNA from Peribacillus simplex:
CTTGGCCCTCTCGAAATCGAGCTCTTCTGATGCCACTAGCATTTTTTCAGTCAGTTCTTTTTTTATTTCAGTATGCCCGCCGTTCAAGAACCGGTTGATATCATCCACCATTTTTTTATATTCCTGTTCCTCTACTTCATATACACATGGGGCCAGGCACTGTCCAAGATGATAGTAGAGACAAACGCGATCGGGTAATGTATTGCATTTTCTAAGGGGATAGATGCGGTCGAGCAATTTTTTCGTTTCGTTAGCTGCAAATGCATTCGGATAAGGACCGAAATATTTCCCTTTGTCTTTTTTTACTTTTCGCGTAATGATCAGACGTGGGTGGCGTTCCGCAGTCAGCTTGATGAAAGGATACGTCTTATCATCCTTTAGCATGACATTATATTTTGGGTCATGTTTTTTGATTAAGTTCAACTCTAAAATAAGAGCCTCTATATTGGATGAGGTGACGATGTATTCGAAATCCTCAATCTCATTCACGAGCCGAAATGTTTTTCCATCATGAGATCCCGTAAAATAAGAACGGACCCGATTTTTCAACACCTTCGCTTTGCCTACATATATGATCGTTCCCTGACGATCTTTCATTAAATAACAACCAGGTTGATCGGGAAGAAGGGCAAGTTTATTCTTTATTTGTTGATTCATGCATTCAGCCTCCTGTTCTCCCATTATTACAATCATTATATATCAAGATAGCGAAAAAAGCTTCAAGTCCGCAGACTTGAAGCTTTTTTTAGCTAACTTACTATTACGCGTGTTTTTCAATAAGTTCAGCAAGTGCTTCTTTAGGTTGGAAACCAACAACCTTATCAACCACTTCACCGTCTTTAAGGACGATTAATGTCGGGATGCTCATCACACCGAATTTTCCTGCTGTTTCTTGGTTTTCATCTACATCCACTTTTACGATTTTTGCTTTATCGCCAATTTCAGTATCAAGCTCTTGAAGAACAGGAGCGATCATTTTACAAGGTCCGCACCATGGAGCCCAAAAATCTACAAGAACAACACCTTCGCTAGTATCTGTTGTGAAAGTTTGGTCAGTTGCATTTACAATAGCCATATATATTTCCTCCTCAAATTTACTCAAATAACTAAAGACAGTATACCATTGTTGCTCGAATCGATGCTAATATTTTGCTTCAGTGGTAGGATGTCCAAAAAAAGAATAAATATGCAGGCCGAAAGTCCTTGCCTCTTAATCCAAATAAAAGGCAAGACATGTATCGGCTTACGCCAAATGTCTTGCCCCCTTATCTGTATTATCTCTATTATGCGTTAACTTTTAGTTTTTTGAATTCTTCCGTAAGTAATGGAACGACTTCGAAAAGGTCTCCGACAATTCCATAATCAGCCACATTGAATATGTTAGCTTCCGGGTCTTTATTGATGGCAACGATAACCTTGGAGTTGGACATCCCGGCTAAATGCTGGATCGCACCGGAAATTCCGCAGGCGATATAAAGGTCAGGTGTTACGACTTTGCCCGTTTGCCCGATTTGCAAAGAGTAATCGCAATAGTCCGCATCACATGCTCCGCGGGAAGCTCCTACCGCTCCGCCAAGAACTTGTGCAAGCTCCTTTAATGGTTCAAAGCCATCTTCACTTTTCACGCCCCGTCCACCTGCGATGATTACTTTCGCTTCGGAAAGGTCTACCCCTTCGCTAGCTTTTCTAACAACATCTTTAATGATAGTGCGTAAATCCTTAATATCCACACTTAATGTAGAAACATCACCAGAGCGGGACTCATCTTTCGCTAATGGTTCGATATTGTTCGGACGGATTGTCGCGAATATCACGCCATCTGTAACAATTTTCTTTTCAAATGCCTTACCAGAATAAATCGGGCGGGTGAAAACGATATTTCCGCCTTCTTCTTCAATGGCTGTAACGTCCGAAATCAAACCTGACTCAAGCTTTCCAGCCAATTTAGGTGCAAGGTCTTTTCCTAGGGCCGTATGTCCAAAGAAAATCCCTTCTGGCTTTTCCTGCTCGATGACGGCAAGCAAGCTTTGCGCATATCCATCTGAAGTATATTGTTTCAATTGATCATTCTCTACTGCAACAACCCGGTCCGCGCCATATTGGATCAATTCATTTCCTAAACTTTGAACACTGTCACCAACCAAAACACCTACGATTTCCCCGCCATCTGCAGCAAGTTTAGCCGCACCGATAGCTTCAAATGATACATTTCTTAGTGAACCGTCACGAACTTCGCCCAATACAAGAAACTTTCTAGCCATTTATAAAGACCTCCTGTGCTCTATTTTTCTTTTTTGCCGTGTTAGTTGTTTTGAAAAGTACCGTTTAAGATTAAATCACTTTTGCTTCACTGCGTAATAATTGAACAAGTTCGCTAACTTGATCACTGATTTCTCCGTCCAATACTTTTCCAGCTTCTTTTTTAGCAGGAAGGTAAATTTCAATCGTTTTTGTTTTTGCTTCAACATCTTCTTCTTCCAAATCCAGGTCATCCAATTCCAATTCTTCAAGCGGTTTTTTCTTCGCTTTCATGATTCCTGGCAATGAAGGATAACGCGGCTCATTTAGCCCTTGTTGAGCTGTCACCAACAATGGAAGGGATGCTTCGATCGTTTCAGAGTCCCCTTCGACATCACGGATAACGCTTACATTTCCATTTGCGATGTCCAGTTTAGTAATGGTTGTAATATAAGGAATTTCTAAAATTTCGGCAACGCGTGGTCCCACTTGACCAGAACCGCCATCGATTGCAACGTTTCCTGCAATGATTAAATCGGCATTTTTACCTTTTAAGTATTCACCTATAATTTTGGCAGTCGTGAATTGGTCGCCATTTTCTATGTCGTCTTCTATATTTATCAATACGGCTTTGTCAGCACCCATTGCCAGCGCTGTACGTAATTGCTTTTCAGCCTCTTCGGTTCCGACAGAAATAACCGTTACTTCTCCGCCTTGTGCATCACGCACCTGGATTGCTTCTTCAACTGCATACTCATCGTATGGATTAATGATGAATTCTGCACCATCCTCATTAATTTTTCCGTTGGATAGTGTAATTTTTTCTTCTGTATCAAATGTTCTTTTCAGCAGTACATAAATGTTCACGATAATACCTCCCGAATGATTTGAGTTTTGAAGATTATGAATTTTATTGATATATAGTATTGTTCTACAGAATTCATCAATATCCTGCATGATATATAAAAATAGTTATTTATATCATTTCCCTTTGAATACAGCTTCCCTTTTTTCAATGAAAGCGCTGATTCCTTCTTGTGCATCAGCGGTATCGAAAGCTCGGCCAAAGAGGGCGGCTTCCCTTTCCACACCTTTATGGTAGGAATCATGCTTGGAATAATTCAATAACTCAATGGCCGACTTTAAAGCCAATGGGCTTTTCTTGGCAATTTTATTGGCTAGTTCCTTAGCTT
This window encodes:
- the trxA gene encoding thioredoxin, whose amino-acid sequence is MAIVNATDQTFTTDTSEGVVLVDFWAPWCGPCKMIAPVLQELDTEIGDKAKIVKVDVDENQETAGKFGVMSIPTLIVLKDGEVVDKVVGFQPKEALAELIEKHA
- a CDS encoding electron transfer flavoprotein subunit alpha/FixB family protein, with the protein product MARKFLVLGEVRDGSLRNVSFEAIGAAKLAADGGEIVGVLVGDSVQSLGNELIQYGADRVVAVENDQLKQYTSDGYAQSLLAVIEQEKPEGIFFGHTALGKDLAPKLAGKLESGLISDVTAIEEEGGNIVFTRPIYSGKAFEKKIVTDGVIFATIRPNNIEPLAKDESRSGDVSTLSVDIKDLRTIIKDVVRKASEGVDLSEAKVIIAGGRGVKSEDGFEPLKELAQVLGGAVGASRGACDADYCDYSLQIGQTGKVVTPDLYIACGISGAIQHLAGMSNSKVIVAINKDPEANIFNVADYGIVGDLFEVVPLLTEEFKKLKVNA
- a CDS encoding electron transfer flavoprotein subunit beta/FixA family protein encodes the protein MNIYVLLKRTFDTEEKITLSNGKINEDGAEFIINPYDEYAVEEAIQVRDAQGGEVTVISVGTEEAEKQLRTALAMGADKAVLINIEDDIENGDQFTTAKIIGEYLKGKNADLIIAGNVAIDGGSGQVGPRVAEILEIPYITTITKLDIANGNVSVIRDVEGDSETIEASLPLLVTAQQGLNEPRYPSLPGIMKAKKKPLEELELDDLDLEEEDVEAKTKTIEIYLPAKKEAGKVLDGEISDQVSELVQLLRSEAKVI